TTAATCGCTAGTATCCCGAAAGCATCAACTTCCAACCGTCGATCTCGTTAAAAAGACCCCGCTAACCTGAGGGTATAGCGGGGGAATTAGCATTAGAGTCCTGAGCTAATGTAATTGAAATGACTCAACTTATTGACCCATACCTGGGGTAGTAGGTGAAGTACCTGGTGTTGTCATGCCACCTGGAGTTTGAGTTGGTCCCATGCTGGGGTCAGTCATGCCACCTGGAGTTTGAGTTGGTCCCATGCTGGGGTCAGTCGTGCCACCTGGGGTCTGAGTTGGTCCCATGCTGGGGTCAGTCGTGCCACCTGGGGTCTGAGTTGGTCCCATGCTGGGGTCAGTTGTGCCGCCAGGGGTCTGAGTCGGTCCCAAGGTCGGGTCATCAGTTGTACCACCAGGGGTCTGAGTCGGTCCCAGGGTCGGGTCATCAGTTGTACCACCAGGGGTCTGAGTCGGTCCCAAGGTCGGGTCATCAGTTGTACCACCAGGGGTCTGAGTCGGTCCCAGGGTCGGGTCAGTCGCGCCGTCGGGGGCAGTGGTATCCGCAGGCGGTGTACCTGGTGTTGTCGTCGCATCAGGGGCAGTGGTATCCGCAGGCGGTGTACCTGGTGTTGTCGTCGCATCAGGGGTAGTGGTATCCGCAGGCGGTGTGCCTGTGGCTGGAGTAGCCGCCTCGCCACCAGGGCAACGAGAATTGAGCGGGAACCGCTCACACAAAATTTTCTGTCCTTCTGGTGAAAGCTGAATCTCTGGGGTTCCGGTAGTTGCGGGTTCTCGGTCAGTGCGCTCAGTTTGAGCAACAACAGCACTGCTAGTCATTGCCAGAGCCAAAGCCGTACTAAAGAGTGTTAGATATTTTATCTTCATCCCACTCACACCTCACTAAAAAAATATCTCCGCTTATTAAATCAGATTACAGGCTCTTAAAAATCTATCATAGAGGAGATGTATCTTAGTAATTTGTAATCATTAGTTTTTTAAAATTATCAATGACCCTTCGTGTGGCAAGAAGTATCAGCTCGTGAAATCTAGAGCGACAACACCTACTGAAACTTGCAATTAAAATGGTTCCAGTACAAAACCCCGAAATTTGAAACACTCCATCTCTCCTACAGCACTGGTGCCTGAATAGACTAATGAGTTCTCCCAAACCTCCTTATAAGTCTCAAACATTGCTAGGTCAGGTGACCCAGGCAGTAAAAACAATTCAAGCCAAGGTTAATGTTCAGGCGCTGGCGCTGAAGCCGAATGCCAGAGTACCGGAACTTTGGGTGCAGGAGGCGGGGTCAGATAAAGCTCAGGTCTATCCCCTCCTAGGCGATCGCTACTTAGTCGGTCGCAGCTCGAAATCCTGCGATATTGTCGTCCGCAACCCTGTCGTCAGCCAAATTCACCTATCCGTGTCGCGGAATTCAACTCAGCGGCGATCGCCCTTCATCCTGAAAGATGAAAACTCCACCAACGGCGTTTATCGCGGTAAGCGACGAGTCACTACCCTAGAACTGCGTCACGGCGATATTCTGACACTGGGTCCACCAGAACTTGCCGCTTCCGTTCGGCTACAGTATTTCGATCCACCCCCTCTGTACGTTCGCGCCGCTAACTGGGCTGCTTACGGTGTTGGAGGTGTTGCCGCCCTGCTGGCATTGGGAATTGGCATCGAGTGGACAAAATTCTCAGTGGTTCCCTTACCTACGGCAACTCAGGGACCCGTGATTGTTTACGCCCGGGATGGAGAAACACCTCTACGTCAGCCACGCAGTACGGCTCACATAGACATGAAGCGGTTATCAGACTTTTCCCCCTATCTACCGGATGCTGTAGTTGCCTCCGAAGATAGCCGCTTTTATTGGCATCTTGGGGTTGACCCAGTTGGCATTTTACGGGCTGTAGGAGTCAATTTACGGGGTGGTGAGTTCCGGGAAGGGGCTAGCACCGTAACGCAGCAAGTCGCCCGGAGTTTGTTCCGAAACTACGTAGGGTCAGCAGACTCACTCGCTCGCAAATTGCGGGAAGCCATTGTGGCGCTAAAGTTAGAAACGTTTTATAGTAAGGACTTTCTACTGCTAACTTACTTAAATCGTGTCTACCTGGGCGTGGACACCTATGGGTTTGAGGATGCTTCCCGTTACTACTTTGATAAGTCGGCTAAAGATTTAGATCTCCAGGAAGCCGCTACATTGGTGGCAATTTTACCAGCTCCCAACAGCTTCAATTTTTGTGGGGACGAGCAGAGTTACCAGCGCGCGATTAGCTACCGCAATCGGGTAATCAATCGGATGCTAGCTCAAGGAAAGATTAACCAAGAGGCAGCAAATCGGGCAAGGCGATCGCCGATTGAAGTTAGCCGTCGAGTCTGTGAAGAACAAGCTAATACCATTGCTCCTTACTTCTATAGCTATGTCTTTCAGGAACTCCAATCCATTTTGGGGAAAGAACTGGCTACAGAAGGCAACTTTATTATTGAAACCCAGTTAGATCCAAAAATCCAAGCCAAGGCAGAAGCAGCGTTACGTAACTCTGTCAGCAATGCTGGGTCAGTTTATCGTTTTTCCCAAGGTGCAGTTGTCACCCTTGATTCCAGCACTGGTGGAGTTATCGCCATGACAGGTGGCACTGACTATAGAAAAAGTCAGTTTAATCGCGCCACTCAAGCCCAGCGACAACCCGGTTCAACTTTCAAACTGTTTACTTACACTGCTGCGATTGACCAGGGAATCTCACCGAGAAAAGTTTATTCCTGTGCGCCTTTGACTTGGCAAGGACAACGCTATCGGGGCTGCGAACGCTCTGGTGGCAGTGTCGATATGTACACGGGTCTTGCTTTATCTGAGAATGCGATCGCCCTGCGAGTTGGCAGGGATGTCGGGCTGAATAATGTAGTGCGGATAGCACAACGATTAGGAGTCCAGTCTCCGCTCAATCCTGTGCCGGGACTGGTAATTGGTCAAAGTGAAAGCAATGTTTTAGAGATGACTGGGGCGTTTGGAGCGATTGCTAATAATGGTGTATGGAATCGTCCTCATTTGATCAGTCGGATTCTTGATAGCAGTGATTGCCGCGATCGCAACGACCTGAAAACCTGCCGCGTTATCTATTCCTTCAACAAAAGTACTGAGGCGAACGTGCGAGTATTGCAACCTGAAGTCGCAGATGTAATGACAAGTATGCTGCGGGGTGTCATTCAGCGCGGTACGGGACGCAGCGCAGCGATTGGCATGGGCGAAGCTGGGAAAACTGGCACCACGGACAATAACGTTGACCTGTGGTTTATTGGCTTTATTCCCCAGCGGCAAATCGTCACTGGTGTTTGGCTAGGCAACGATAATAATTCACCTACACGCGGGAGTAGTGGGCAAGCTGCCCAATTATGGGGTAATTATATGCGGCAAGTTGTGCAGTAGTTAGGGGCGAGGGGCGAGGGGTATGTTTGTTGTCTCCTGTCTCCAGATCTTCTCAGTTTTTCACATCCCAAGGAGTTACTTGTAGCTCACCATTATTGCTGAACACTACTCTAAACTGAGCCAGTGGCTCTTGGGTGGTGCCGCGCCCAGTAGCTGGGATCGAAAGCAGCCTTGGCAGTGGGGTCTGCCCAATTTGAGTGCTTGCAGCTGGATTGACTGGTTTATAACCGATGATCGCGCCATTGGCAGCCACACTCACGCGGTAGATCAAATCCTGCTCTAGCGTAGCTCGTGTTGTCCAGGCTTGATTGAGCTGGTCGTAAAGCTTCTGATTTAAAGCAATTACTTGAGATTGATTGGTGATTGCTGGTGCGGTAGTTTGATTGACAGACTCAGCCTCTGCGGGTCGCCGGACTTCGGGAATCGGTACCAAGAAAAACGCGATCGCCGCTAATGCCAAACTCGTCGCTCCTACAGTAGCTGGCACTGCTTGCTTTACCAGTTGTTGACCAGAACGGGTATGGCGCTTAGAAACCGGACTCAGTTGTAGCGATAAATCTGGTAAAGTTTGGCTGTCCGCAAAAAACTGATCCACTGCCTCCACCAGATCGAACAGCTGCACCGTTGTCAAATCAATTTCAATTGGAGCTGGTGTCGAGCTGGAATCACTACCTAATTGCTGTTCTCTCATCTGGGGTTGCACAATCAATCGATGCCGATTGTTGTCGATTTTCTGCAACTGCACTAATCCTGACCCGTTTCTGTGTGCTTCTGGGTGATGAACTTGACTTAAAAATTCTTGAGCATAGCCACTAACTGCGGTTACCAAGCTTTCAAAAAAGTCCCGACCGCCAATTAGAGGTTGCTTAGCATGAGATAAATGGCACTCTGAATTCACCAAAATTGAAAGCACAGGTCGCATATCGTTAACAGGTGCACCATTCGTGCTTTCAGTTAAACCCTCTAAAAGCAGCGTGCAATTCGGCAGACTGTACTTACGTTGGATAGTCATTCCACTTCACCATCAAACAGACTAATCCAAAACCGCTGCATTCCTGCCGTGCCGGTACAGAACAGCAATTGTCCCAGCAGATTGAGAGCAAGTTCATCCAACTTTTCTGCTGAACTGTAAGCTGCCACACCAGAACGTCGAGGATTCATGCGGCTGCGGAAATGCGCTTTGAAGCGATCCAAGTAGTTAGACAACCGCAAATTTTGTTCCAGTGGAATTTGCTTCTCACTCATTTGTTGATAGGTGAGGAGCAACTGCCGGATCGCAACTGTCAACCGCCGCGCCAAACAAGAGGCAATCACCACTAATGCTTTCGCCTCTACCAGGCTTAAAGGACGACGTGTATGCGATCGCCGCAAAGGGTTTGTGCTACGCATTCGCCACAAGTTTACCCGGTTTTTTATAATTCCTTGGAGTTCCAACTCCTGAACCACCGCCAAGATTGATTCAGAACCACCAAGTTCCAGGGCTTCGATTGCTAGTAAAATCAGGTCAATTTGCAACCTGGTTCGATGGGGACATGCCCTTTCCTGAACAGGTGGGTTAGGTAAAATGTCCAAGATCGTGGGCTGGGACTGGACGGTTGTACTATCTAACGGTGTTACGCTCACGGAAGCACTCATTCTCACAAGCTAGACGGGTGAAAGGGAATTGTGCCAAACAGACCTTTACTAGGTTGGCAAACTATAAGACTAAACGTCCACCTCTAGCATAGAGGCAGAATTTATACTCTACTAGTGAACCAATCGCTCTTTTGCTAGAAAACCAAGGTTTTCTAGCAATTAATTCGGTGGGTTTGGAGTTGTCTGCTCTAAACCAACTTAAGTATAGATTGACGACACTAAGTCAATTTTTCCCAAAATTGCCAATGGATTGTCATAATCCAAAACAATTTAGATTTCTAGTGTACGATTTTTCAGGCATCTCTAGTCTGATGAGGCAACTAGTTGCCATTTCCAACAGTCATTCTTGTTATAGCCTTATGGATTTGAAGTCATTAATTCGCGATATTCCCGATTTTCCTAAACCTGGAATTTTGTTCCGAGACATTACCACGCTCTTGCGTGATGCAGATGGACTGCGCTACACGATTGATGGTCTAGCTGAAAACATAGCTGCTGCTGGACTAGAGGCAGAATACATAATAGGGATGGAGTCACGCGGCTTCATTATTGGCGCACCTTTAGCTTATAAATTAGGGGCTGGTTTTATTCCAGTCCGTAAACCCGGTAAATTGCCCTCTATGGTTCACGCAGTTGAGTATGAACTGGAGTATGGCACGGATCGATTAGAGGTACATCAAGATGCCTTGCATCCAGGAAGTAGAGTACTAATTGTGGATGATTTAATTGCCACCGGTGGAACAGCGAGTGCTACAGCAAAATTAGTACAGCAGATTGGCTGTGAACTGGTGGGATTTGGGTTTATTATCGAGCTACGGGATTTACAAGGGCGTAAGCATTTGCCTGAGGATGTACCAATTGTGACGCTGGTTGAGTATTAGGGGCGAGGGGTGAGAGGTGAGGGAAAAAGTTCCCAAGTCCTACTCCTTTAAAAGAGGGTTAATCCAAAATCCAAAATCCAAAATCGAGATGGCTTCTACTAGGATTTCGTTGGCAGCAGGTCGGGAGTGGCTGACAGGGTTGGTCACTAATGAGACTTTTATTTACGTAGTGAAGCGGGTATTGCAGGCGCTTTTGACTTTGTTGTTAGCGTCAGCGCTCTCCTTTTTCATTATCCAGTTGGCTCCAGGGGATTATGTCGATACACTCAGGCAGAATCCAAAAATCTCGCCAGAACGGATTGAGGAACTAAGGCAGCAGTTTGGTCTAGATCGATCTTGGCCAGAGCAATATGTGCGCTGGTTGTGGCGCATCATCACTCAGGGCGATTTTGGCACGAGTTTCGTTTATCAGCGCTCTGTGGCATCGCTATTGTGGGAGCGGATTGCGGCGACCCTGCTACTAGCGATCGCTTCTTTAATTCTCACTTGGGCGATCGCAATTCCCCTGGGGATCATCGCCGCTGTTAAGCAAAATCAGTGGGTTGACCGTAGCCTGCAAGTTATCAGCTACACCGGACAAGGATTTCCCAGCTTTATCACTGCCCTATTGTTGCTGATATTGGCACAAAACACCTCTCCTTTGTTTCCAGTAGGCGACATGACTAGCATCAATCATGCCGATCTATCTCCCGTTGGTAAAGTCCTAGATATTGGCTGGCACATGATTTTACCGACCCTGGCTTTGAGCATTACTAGCTTTGCTGGATTACAGCGGATCACGCGCGGCGAATTATTAGACGTTTTACGCCAGGATTATATCCAGACCGCCCGCGCCAAAGGATTGCCAGAAAACCGCGTGATTTATGTTCATGCCTTGCGTAACGCCGTTAATCCTCTAATTACCCTTTTGGGATTTGAGTTAGCTGGTTTATTAAGCGGTGCGTTCATTGCCGAATTCTTCTTTAACTGGCCCGGTTTGGGACGGCTGATTTTACAGGCTGTCTTGGCTCAAGACCTCTATTTGGTAATGGCAAGCTTAGTAATGGGTGCTGTGATGCTAATTGTGGGTAACCTACTGGCAGATCTGCTGCTCAAGGCTGTAGACCCCCGAATTCGACTGGAAAATCTCAATTAGTGCTATTACAGCTAGCTTCAGTCTTATGTTGTCTCAAGTTTATTACCTTGTCCGCTCCAGATCTGATGGTCGCTATCTGGTAGCCCATCCACGTACCGATTCTGAGTCCGGTGAGTCAAGGTACTTGTTAATGTTTCGCGAACACTTTGAGGCGCTGAGCTATCTCAACACTCACGGCTTAGATGTGGCAGAACGCTTTGCTGTAGAATCTGTTCCTGCTACTCAGATAGGAAGTTTACTTAAACGTTGGGGTTTCACTGGCGTAGGCATTGTTCAAGACCCACTGTTGCCAAAAATTGAGTTTTTCTCCCCAGTTTGAAAGCTCCAGCGACGGAAAAGCGAGCTAGCATATCTATCTTGGTGCAGATGTATCTAAATCAACGTTTGAAGCTAAATAAATAGGGGTTGTTTAGGATTTCCCTTAGTTCTATCCTAAATAACAGTCCAAAATATTACATTGCTACAACTTAGGAGAAACTCGGTATGCGCTCTATCCGCTTCAAATTATCTGCTCTGCGTCCAGTTCGCTTCTTAGTAGCTGTTTGTGTTTGCGCGTTGTTAGTGTTCTCTAATGCCTTTCCTGCCTACAGCGATCCTGTAAACCCTACTGCTAGGAGAAGTGCTCCTGAACAAGGTGAGGAGCAACTTAGAAGTATCGAACGCGAAGCACAAGAAGCAGCTATAGAAACACCCTATTCCCAGGAAAAAACACAAGCCAAAGCGAATGAAGGTCTTAATGAGATCCAAGGAACAGCTGACATTGACAAGATGAAGCGACCAGAAAATACCCAAGCTACTTCAGTAGAAGAGAAGTCGAAAAATTTTTTGGAAGCACTTACAGGTAAAAAAGACTAAAGTTTAATCGGATTAAAATCAATTTTTTCAAATAAGTGGAATGAATCTACTAGATTCATTCCATATTGCTATTTAGTAATTTGTTTGCGATTTATAAAAGATAAAATAAAAATAAATACTATTTCCTATTTTATCCAGCCACCTGGCTTATAAACGCGAAAAACAGTATTGAAAGCAATAAAAAAACAATGATTTCTAGATTTTAAGTATTATGTAGTAATAGCCAAATTATCTGCTGTATATTTTTAAATAAGCTCGATTAGCAACAAATACTTGGCTAAGTAAATTACTCATTTCTAGTAGCTTTCGTATGAGTGTATTACCTTAAAAACCTTGTTCCTATGGCATTCTAGCTGTGCTACACATAAGTGAACTAGCATAATTCTATTTTCCTTAACCAAGTAATTGAACTAAAAATTTTACTGTGTTTAAATGTGGACATGTTATCCACTCCACACTTTCTCTAAGCATAATTGCGCTAAAGTTTTAGGTGGAACTTGTTAAGGCAGCATGAAAGTACGGGCAAGGCGATCGCTAAAAGCAAAAG
This window of the Chroococcidiopsis sp. CCMEE 29 genome carries:
- a CDS encoding low temperature-induced protein, yielding MRSIRFKLSALRPVRFLVAVCVCALLVFSNAFPAYSDPVNPTARRSAPEQGEEQLRSIEREAQEAAIETPYSQEKTQAKANEGLNEIQGTADIDKMKRPENTQATSVEEKSKNFLEALTGKKD
- a CDS encoding ABC transporter permease, whose translation is MASTRISLAAGREWLTGLVTNETFIYVVKRVLQALLTLLLASALSFFIIQLAPGDYVDTLRQNPKISPERIEELRQQFGLDRSWPEQYVRWLWRIITQGDFGTSFVYQRSVASLLWERIAATLLLAIASLILTWAIAIPLGIIAAVKQNQWVDRSLQVISYTGQGFPSFITALLLLILAQNTSPLFPVGDMTSINHADLSPVGKVLDIGWHMILPTLALSITSFAGLQRITRGELLDVLRQDYIQTARAKGLPENRVIYVHALRNAVNPLITLLGFELAGLLSGAFIAEFFFNWPGLGRLILQAVLAQDLYLVMASLVMGAVMLIVGNLLADLLLKAVDPRIRLENLN
- a CDS encoding DUF3038 domain-containing protein yields the protein MSASVSVTPLDSTTVQSQPTILDILPNPPVQERACPHRTRLQIDLILLAIEALELGGSESILAVVQELELQGIIKNRVNLWRMRSTNPLRRSHTRRPLSLVEAKALVVIASCLARRLTVAIRQLLLTYQQMSEKQIPLEQNLRLSNYLDRFKAHFRSRMNPRRSGVAAYSSAEKLDELALNLLGQLLFCTGTAGMQRFWISLFDGEVE
- a CDS encoding DUF4335 domain-containing protein, which translates into the protein MTIQRKYSLPNCTLLLEGLTESTNGAPVNDMRPVLSILVNSECHLSHAKQPLIGGRDFFESLVTAVSGYAQEFLSQVHHPEAHRNGSGLVQLQKIDNNRHRLIVQPQMREQQLGSDSSSTPAPIEIDLTTVQLFDLVEAVDQFFADSQTLPDLSLQLSPVSKRHTRSGQQLVKQAVPATVGATSLALAAIAFFLVPIPEVRRPAEAESVNQTTAPAITNQSQVIALNQKLYDQLNQAWTTRATLEQDLIYRVSVAANGAIIGYKPVNPAASTQIGQTPLPRLLSIPATGRGTTQEPLAQFRVVFSNNGELQVTPWDVKN
- a CDS encoding transglycosylase domain-containing protein; translated protein: MSSPKPPYKSQTLLGQVTQAVKTIQAKVNVQALALKPNARVPELWVQEAGSDKAQVYPLLGDRYLVGRSSKSCDIVVRNPVVSQIHLSVSRNSTQRRSPFILKDENSTNGVYRGKRRVTTLELRHGDILTLGPPELAASVRLQYFDPPPLYVRAANWAAYGVGGVAALLALGIGIEWTKFSVVPLPTATQGPVIVYARDGETPLRQPRSTAHIDMKRLSDFSPYLPDAVVASEDSRFYWHLGVDPVGILRAVGVNLRGGEFREGASTVTQQVARSLFRNYVGSADSLARKLREAIVALKLETFYSKDFLLLTYLNRVYLGVDTYGFEDASRYYFDKSAKDLDLQEAATLVAILPAPNSFNFCGDEQSYQRAISYRNRVINRMLAQGKINQEAANRARRSPIEVSRRVCEEQANTIAPYFYSYVFQELQSILGKELATEGNFIIETQLDPKIQAKAEAALRNSVSNAGSVYRFSQGAVVTLDSSTGGVIAMTGGTDYRKSQFNRATQAQRQPGSTFKLFTYTAAIDQGISPRKVYSCAPLTWQGQRYRGCERSGGSVDMYTGLALSENAIALRVGRDVGLNNVVRIAQRLGVQSPLNPVPGLVIGQSESNVLEMTGAFGAIANNGVWNRPHLISRILDSSDCRDRNDLKTCRVIYSFNKSTEANVRVLQPEVADVMTSMLRGVIQRGTGRSAAIGMGEAGKTGTTDNNVDLWFIGFIPQRQIVTGVWLGNDNNSPTRGSSGQAAQLWGNYMRQVVQ
- a CDS encoding adenine phosphoribosyltransferase, with product MDLKSLIRDIPDFPKPGILFRDITTLLRDADGLRYTIDGLAENIAAAGLEAEYIIGMESRGFIIGAPLAYKLGAGFIPVRKPGKLPSMVHAVEYELEYGTDRLEVHQDALHPGSRVLIVDDLIATGGTASATAKLVQQIGCELVGFGFIIELRDLQGRKHLPEDVPIVTLVEY